In the genome of Streptomyces sp. NBC_00259, the window GATGCCCAGCCTCCAGGACTTCCCGTACACCTTCGACGCGCTCACCCAGGTCACCTCCGGCCTGCTCCGGCAGCTGGGCGTCGACCGGTTCGCGATGTACGTGCACGACTACGGCGCCCCCATCGGCTGGCGGCTGGCGCTGTAGGACCCCGACCGCGTCGCCGCGATCATCACCCAGAACGGCAACGCCTACACCGAAGGCTTCGTCAAGCCGTTCTGGGACGGCGTCTTCGCCTACACGCAGGCGCCCGGGCCCGAGACCGAAGCCCCGATGCGCGCCGCCCTGACCGCCGAGGTCACCCGCTGGCAGTACGTGAACGGAGTCGCCGACCACACCCTGGTCAGCCCCGACAACTGGGTTCACGACCAGGCGCTGCTGGACCGGCCGGGCAACGACGAGATCCAGCTCAGGCTCTTCCGCGACTACCCGACCAACGTGGACCTCTACCCGCGGGTGCACCAGTACTTCCGGGACTCCCAGGTCCCTCTGCTGGCGGTCTGGGGCGCCAACGACGAGATCTTCGGCCCCGCGGGCGCGGAGGCGTTCGGCCAGGACCTGCCGGACGCCGAGATGCACCTCCTCGAGTCCGGGCACTTCGCCCTGGAGAGCCACCTCGAACCCATCACCGAGTACATCCGCGACTTCCTCGGACGCGTCCTCGTCCGACCGGACCGGCGCCCCGCCTGAGCGGACCGGCGCCCCGCCTGACCGGGGCGGGGCCTCGCGGTCTCGATGTTGGCGTTGACATCATTGTTGGCGATGGCTACATTGGGGCCATGGCGAAGACCAAGTGGAACACCTCCGACATTCCCGACCAGGGCGGTCGTACCGCGGTGATCACGGGAGCCAACACCGGCCTCGGCTTCGAGACCGCCGCGGCGCTCGCCGAGCGCGGTGCGCATGTGGTCCTCGCGGTGCGCAACACGGACAAGGGCCGTGAGGCCGCCGCCCGGATCGCCGCCAGGACCCCGCGGGCCGCCGTCACCGTCCAGCGGCTCGACCTGAGTTCGCTCGACTCGATCCGTACCGCCGCCGCCGAGCTGCGTGCCCGCCACGACCGCATCGACCTGCTGATCAACAACGCGGGCGTGATGTGGACGCCGAAGTCCACCACCGCGGACGGGTTCGAGCTGCAGCTGGGCACCAATCACCTCGGCCACTTCGCGCTCACCGGCCTGCTGCTCGACCACATGCTCACCGTCCCCGGCTCGCGCGTCGTCACCGTCAGCAGCGAGGCCCACCGGCTGCGTGCCTCGATCGACTTCGACGACCTCCAGTCCGAACGCGGCTACAGCAGGACCGGCGCGTACGGACAGTCCAAGCTGGCCAATCTGCTGTTCGCCTACGAGCTCCAGCGCCGCCTGGCCGGCAAGCACGCCACCATCTCCCTGGCGGCCCACCCCGGCGGCGCGGGCACCGAACTGGCACGCAACTCCAGCCCGCCGGTGCGCGTGCTGTTCGAGAGGGTCGTCGTCCCCCTCTTCGCCCAGGACGCCTCGGCCGGCGCACTCCCGACGCTGCGGGCCGCGACCGACCCGCGGGCGAGCGGCGCGCAGTTCTACGGGCCGGACGGGATCACCGGCATGCGCGGCCACCCCGAGGTCGTCACGTCGAGCAAGAAGTCCCACAACACCGAGGACCAGCGCCGGCTCTGGTCCGTCTCCGAGCAACTGACCGGCGTCGTCCACCCGGTCTGACCGGCCGGCACATCCGAAGCGAAACGAAAGGGCCACGAACCGATGAAGGTGATTCTGCTCGGTGCGACCGGCATGGTCGGCCAAGGCGCTCTGCGCGAGTGCCTGCGCGACGAGCGGGTGAGCGACGTGCTCGTGATCGGGCGTACGGAGCTCGGCGTGGAGCACGCGAAACTGCGGCAGATCGTCGCCCCGGACCTGGCGGAGCTGATGACCCGCACGGACGTCGTGAACGCACTGTCCGGGTACGACGCCTGCTTCTTCTGCCTCGGCGTCTCCTCCGCGGGCATGACCGAGGAGGCCTACCGCCGCATCACCTACGACCTGACCCTGACGGTGGCCCGCGCCCTGTCCGGCCGCAACCCCGGCCTCAGGTTCGTGTACGTGTCCGGGCAGGGCACGGACAGCACCGAACAGGGCCGCAGCATGTGGGCCCGGGTCAAGGGCAGGACCGAGAACCGCCTGCTCGAACTCCCCATGGACACCTACCTGTTCCGCCCGGGGTACATCCAGCCGATGCACGGCGTCAGGTCGAGGACCCGCCTGTACCGCGCCCTCTACACGGTGGCCGCACCCCTGTACCCGCTCCTCAGGAGACTCGCGCCGAACCAGGT includes:
- a CDS encoding SDR family NAD(P)-dependent oxidoreductase gives rise to the protein MAKTKWNTSDIPDQGGRTAVITGANTGLGFETAAALAERGAHVVLAVRNTDKGREAAARIAARTPRAAVTVQRLDLSSLDSIRTAAAELRARHDRIDLLINNAGVMWTPKSTTADGFELQLGTNHLGHFALTGLLLDHMLTVPGSRVVTVSSEAHRLRASIDFDDLQSERGYSRTGAYGQSKLANLLFAYELQRRLAGKHATISLAAHPGGAGTELARNSSPPVRVLFERVVVPLFAQDASAGALPTLRAATDPRASGAQFYGPDGITGMRGHPEVVTSSKKSHNTEDQRRLWSVSEQLTGVVHPV
- a CDS encoding NAD-dependent epimerase/dehydratase family protein — protein: MKVILLGATGMVGQGALRECLRDERVSDVLVIGRTELGVEHAKLRQIVAPDLAELMTRTDVVNALSGYDACFFCLGVSSAGMTEEAYRRITYDLTLTVARALSGRNPGLRFVYVSGQGTDSTEQGRSMWARVKGRTENRLLELPMDTYLFRPGYIQPMHGVRSRTRLYRALYTVAAPLYPLLRRLAPNQVTTTETLGRAMIAVTAAGAPRPHLGTREINAAAAGG